The DNA window TTGGCAACTTCTAAACGGATGCTGCTGAACTGCTGCTGTCTTACGCCGTCTATCTGACAAGGAACTCCAACTACAGCCAGAGGTTTTACATCTTTTCTCATTGCCTCTGTAAGAGCTACTGTGTTTGGTGAGTATGTGTAGCGTGAGCCGCTGCACTGTCTGATTTCGTCTGATGTTGTGCATAGCTTCTGCACACCGACCTGAGGATTTTCCGGAAGAACATCACCTGTTACTACTCCGTTAATTGATCCGTTCTCAAGTGCATGCACTAAGAGAGCGCTTGTTACGCCGCCGTCTTGGCCGCCATCTAAAAATTCTTTATCTTTCGCTCTTGCTATTACAGCATAGTTGTATGGGCCAAAGCCTTCGTCTTTAACAGGTTGTTTGAAACCCAAGAGAGTCTGAAGGTCTTTGTCGAGGGGTCTTAGCACAGGACAAACATCGGCGCAAAGTTCGCAGAACACACAGGCGTCGTTTCTTGTATCTACCGGATGCTCGTCAACGTAGTCAAAAACGTCTGTTGGACAAATCGTTACGCAAGCAGCGCATCCGACGCACTTTTGAGGCTCTACAATCTCTCGCATTAGAAAATCTACAGCTTTAAACCCGCCGCGGTTTATCTCAGATCTCCAAGCGTATGCCCACTCATATGGGTCAACACCTTCTTCGAGCATCTCTCTGTACTTTTTCTGGACTTCCCGGACTAGCTTTTCATCGTTACTAATCTCTTGGTTACTCATCTGTGCTCCTCTTATAATTTTTGGAATTGTCAGGCAGATTTAAATAGACATAGCAATCCGGTTGATTTAGAGTAAAAGATCCGAATTTAATTTGATTGATTTTCCCTAATTTGTTCACAATTTCCGGCAAAGTTTGCCACCTTGGCCAAAAAATTTTACAAACCTTAACCTAATTCTATAACCCTGTGCCTAATTACATAACCCTAATAACTTATAATCACATATCCCTTACAATATATGATCACAAACACCTAATAACACAACTTTAATATCACACTTAAAACATTAAGTCAATCACCAAAATTAACGCAGATTTCTTACTATAAATAATAAATGACAAAAACTTGTTAATAAATAGTTTGGATAAGAATTATAGTGCGGTTATTCTATAAAATTATTGCAGTATAAAATCGGTAAATGTCATAGTATGGAGTGCATCAAACTACACAAATAAAAGTGCTATGATACATGTTAAAAATGTCTCAAAACACTACGGTGATCTTATTGCCGTAGACAATATTTCGTTTCAATTACAAAAAGGTGATGTGCTTGGATTCCTAGGACCAAACGGCGCGGGTAAGACCACGACGATGCGTATCATCACGGGCTATATGCCGCCGACTAAGGGAAGCGTTTATATTGCCGATAAGGACGTATTTGAAGACCCCGATGAAGCTAAGTCTTATATAGGCTATCTTCCAGAAAACCCGCCGTTATATGAAGATATGGTAGTCACAGACTATCTAAATTTTGTAGCAGAGATAAAAAATGTTCCCGCGGCTAAAAAGTCCTCAAGTATTCACTATGTTATGGAAAAATGCGGAATCTCAGAGGTAAGCGGGCGGGTAATCGGACATCTCTCTAAAGGCTACCGCCAGCGTATTGGAATTGCGCAGGCCCTTATAAATGACCCCGCAGTGCTGATTTTAGACGAGCCCACTAACGGG is part of the Thermodesulfobacteriota bacterium genome and encodes:
- a CDS encoding Coenzyme F420 hydrogenase/dehydrogenase, beta subunit C-terminal domain, whose translation is MSNQEISNDEKLVREVQKKYREMLEEGVDPYEWAYAWRSEINRGGFKAVDFLMREIVEPQKCVGCAACVTICPTDVFDYVDEHPVDTRNDACVFCELCADVCPVLRPLDKDLQTLLGFKQPVKDEGFGPYNYAVIARAKDKEFLDGGQDGGVTSALLVHALENGSINGVVTGDVLPENPQVGVQKLCTTSDEIRQCSGSRYTYSPNTVALTEAMRKDVKPLAVVGVPCQIDGVRQQQFSSIRLEVAKWYQQNVALTIGLFCSESFTHEHISYIAEELGVDPIDIVNVNVKGKVIIELRDGREIIMKLKDFHPFARPACLY
- a CDS encoding ATP-binding cassette domain-containing protein, which gives rise to MIHVKNVSKHYGDLIAVDNISFQLQKGDVLGFLGPNGAGKTTTMRIITGYMPPTKGSVYIADKDVFEDPDEAKSYIGYLPENPPLYEDMVVTDYLNFVAEIKNVPAAKKSSSIHYVMEKCGISEVSGRVIGHLSKGYRQRIGIAQALINDPAVLILDEPTNGLDPMQIIEIRELIKGLSSERTVILSTHILPEVTMICTKVAIINKGKLLVEESLERLAKSSGGKDSILLKTKHKGPDVKEKLLSLYNVEGVSDGPYEEFIVQPMMGFDIREELSQVVLQNGWGLLEMRPVTHNLEEVFLRVISSEGN